A region from the Nonlabens sp. YIK11 genome encodes:
- a CDS encoding thioredoxin family protein, with protein sequence MKTLKILTVVCLIALSVAILFGVMDYTSSDQLYADNPEKDSDTEVVDEDPNYEIDQVEDLAGYQIGDVATDFNLKNIDGTYKSLSDYPKAQGYIIIFTCNHCPYSKAYEDRIIAIDKEYKKKGYPVIAINPNNPELYPDDSFENMKKRAKQKGFTFPYLFDENQDIYPQYGATKTPHVFLLKKEGDKNMVRYIGAIDDNHKDASAVKNHFLRDALDALLNNTEVEPKTTVAIGCSIKK encoded by the coding sequence ATGAAAACGCTTAAAATATTAACTGTTGTTTGCTTGATTGCCCTATCGGTGGCGATCCTTTTTGGTGTGATGGATTACACGTCATCAGATCAGCTATATGCCGACAATCCCGAGAAGGACAGCGATACCGAAGTTGTCGATGAAGATCCCAATTATGAAATCGATCAAGTAGAGGACCTAGCAGGCTACCAAATAGGTGATGTAGCAACCGATTTTAATTTAAAAAATATCGATGGTACCTATAAGTCATTAAGTGATTATCCTAAAGCTCAAGGTTATATCATCATTTTTACCTGTAATCATTGTCCTTATAGCAAAGCCTATGAGGATAGGATTATTGCCATTGATAAAGAATATAAAAAGAAAGGTTATCCAGTGATCGCTATCAATCCCAATAATCCAGAGTTGTATCCTGATGATAGCTTTGAGAACATGAAGAAACGAGCTAAACAAAAGGGCTTTACATTCCCTTATTTATTTGATGAAAATCAAGACATCTATCCGCAATATGGTGCGACTAAAACACCTCATGTATTCCTGTTGAAAAAAGAAGGTGATAAAAATATGGTACGTTATATAGGTGCCATCGATGATAATCATAAAGACGCCAGCGCGGTCAAGAATCACTTTTTAAGAGATGCCCTGGATGCATTGCTCAACAACACAGAGGTTGAGCCTAAAACTACCGTGGCGATAGGTTGTTCCATCAAAAAGTAG
- a CDS encoding MBL fold metallo-hydrolase: MVLEQYYTKCLAQGTYYISSGNEAAVIDPLREVQQYIDRASEDNATIKYIFLTHFHADFVSGHVDLAQKTGATIVIGPNAETSYAFAKARHHQSFSIGNVSVTLLHTPGHTMESSCYLLKDNTGKAKALFTGDTLFIGDVGRPDLAVKSDLTKEDLAGLLYDSLRNVIMPLPDHVIVYPAHGAGSACGKNMSSETSDSLGNQKATNYALAADLSKEDFVKEVTQGIAPPPAYFPMNVQMNRGVNSSIDEVLRRGLTAIKPKAFKSLAEDEAYLVLDVRSPQEFTAGHIEGSWFIGLDGQFAPWVGSLIQDIDQKIVLVAPDGREEEAVTRLARVGYDNVNGFLQGGFEAWREAGFEVETIENITAADFVRELEQGQVQHVLDVRKPVEYQKSHLNNVPLYTLDEAHENIKKLKADTTYHVHCAGGYRSVIYASIAQSQGLKNMINVEGGYGAIKNIAGAPVETQAL, from the coding sequence ATGGTTTTAGAGCAATATTATACAAAATGTCTGGCGCAGGGAACCTACTATATTTCTTCGGGAAACGAGGCTGCGGTAATTGATCCTTTAAGGGAAGTACAGCAATACATTGATCGCGCGAGCGAGGATAATGCCACCATTAAATATATTTTTCTCACCCATTTTCATGCAGATTTTGTGAGCGGTCATGTAGATCTTGCTCAAAAAACAGGTGCCACGATTGTTATAGGTCCCAATGCTGAGACGAGTTACGCTTTCGCGAAAGCGAGACACCATCAATCTTTCTCCATTGGAAACGTCAGTGTTACCTTGCTACATACGCCTGGTCACACCATGGAATCTTCCTGCTATTTATTGAAAGATAATACAGGCAAAGCCAAAGCGCTTTTTACCGGAGACACCTTATTCATAGGTGATGTGGGAAGACCAGATCTTGCCGTAAAATCTGATTTGACCAAGGAAGACCTGGCAGGATTATTATATGATTCACTGCGCAATGTCATCATGCCGCTGCCAGATCATGTCATTGTATATCCAGCTCATGGTGCTGGCAGTGCTTGTGGAAAAAATATGAGCAGCGAGACCAGCGATTCCCTAGGCAATCAAAAAGCTACCAACTATGCCCTTGCAGCAGATTTGAGTAAAGAAGACTTTGTTAAAGAGGTCACCCAAGGTATTGCGCCACCACCAGCCTATTTCCCTATGAATGTCCAGATGAATCGTGGTGTGAACTCTAGCATCGACGAGGTGCTGAGACGTGGTTTAACGGCCATCAAGCCCAAAGCTTTTAAAAGCCTTGCAGAAGATGAGGCTTATTTAGTCCTGGATGTTAGAAGCCCGCAAGAATTTACCGCAGGTCACATTGAAGGATCGTGGTTTATAGGACTTGATGGACAGTTTGCACCATGGGTAGGTTCATTGATTCAGGATATTGATCAAAAAATAGTTCTAGTAGCGCCAGATGGACGTGAAGAAGAAGCGGTTACCAGACTGGCCAGAGTAGGCTATGATAACGTAAACGGATTTTTGCAAGGAGGTTTTGAGGCCTGGCGAGAAGCTGGTTTTGAAGTGGAGACTATTGAAAACATCACGGCTGCTGACTTTGTAAGAGAATTGGAGCAAGGTCAGGTACAACATGTTCTTGATGTAAGAAAACCTGTGGAATATCAAAAATCCCACTTGAATAATGTCCCTTTGTATACCTTAGACGAGGCGCACGAGAATATCAAAAAACTGAAAGCAGATACCACTTACCATGTTCACTGTGCTGGTGGATATAGATCTGTAATTTATGCGAGTATAGCGCAGTCTCAAGGACTTAAAAACATGATTAACGTAGAAGGTGGTTATGGAGCCATCAAAAACATTGCGGGTGCACCCGTAGAAACCCAAGCATTATGA
- a CDS encoding TlpA disulfide reductase family protein — MTLLLLMAIAAVSCTTKEPSTTEVVQRDYLTQLIDQPATDKVQVINFWATWCLPCVEELPAFVAIDDNENVEVILISLDDVENVEQLVNPFLEENNITATVKLLDDPYAAEWIPMVDQHWDGAIPATLIQKGSKKMFYNTSFTASELEEEVNKFL; from the coding sequence ATGACCCTTTTATTATTGATGGCAATCGCAGCTGTTTCCTGTACTACTAAGGAGCCAAGCACTACTGAAGTAGTTCAAAGAGACTATCTTACTCAGTTAATCGATCAACCGGCAACTGATAAAGTTCAAGTGATCAATTTTTGGGCAACCTGGTGTCTGCCTTGTGTAGAAGAATTGCCAGCCTTTGTTGCCATTGATGACAATGAAAATGTCGAGGTGATTTTAATCAGTCTTGATGATGTTGAAAATGTGGAGCAATTGGTCAATCCCTTTCTAGAAGAAAACAACATTACCGCAACCGTCAAATTGTTGGACGATCCCTATGCTGCCGAATGGATCCCTATGGTAGATCAACATTGGGATGGTGCCATTCCAGCAACCTTGATTCAAAAAGGCTCAAAAAAAATGTTCTATAATACTTCTTTCACTGCCTCAGAGTTGGAAGAAGAAGTCAATAAATTTCTATGA
- a CDS encoding YkgJ family cysteine cluster protein, whose translation MISPEDLPSLAAQRKKENVAFFKKLKRKAPKNLDSITQELHDEAFEEIDCLTCANCCKTTGPLFTQNDINRIAKHFKMKPAAFIDTYLRVDEDQDYVLQTVPCPFLGADNYCGIYEVRPKACSEYPHTDRRKLTQIASLTIANTFICPAAFQVVERMKELIKS comes from the coding sequence ATGATTTCACCAGAAGATCTTCCATCATTAGCCGCACAACGCAAAAAAGAGAATGTCGCCTTTTTCAAGAAATTGAAGCGCAAAGCGCCTAAGAATCTGGATTCCATTACTCAAGAACTTCACGATGAAGCCTTTGAAGAAATAGATTGTCTTACTTGCGCCAACTGTTGCAAAACCACTGGACCTTTATTTACGCAAAATGACATCAACCGGATTGCAAAACACTTCAAAATGAAGCCGGCAGCCTTTATTGATACCTATCTGCGCGTTGATGAAGATCAAGATTATGTGTTACAAACGGTTCCTTGTCCCTTTTTAGGCGCTGATAATTATTGTGGGATTTATGAAGTTCGTCCTAAAGCCTGTAGTGAGTATCCACATACAGATCGCAGGAAGCTTACCCAGATCGCATCGCTCACCATTGCAAATACTTTTATCTGCCCGGCAGCTTTTCAGGTGGTAGAGCGCATGAAAGAATTGATTAAATCCTGA